The Erythrolamprus reginae isolate rEryReg1 chromosome 3, rEryReg1.hap1, whole genome shotgun sequence genome contains a region encoding:
- the SCP2D1 gene encoding SCP2 sterol-binding domain-containing protein 1, translated as MKINTSEQTAVSDLYEPLMTSRNASAKGPGLQSDLIFEEIGRRIKGVGSQLVKKVNAVFQWDIMNGGKVVAQWTLDLKSGSSQLYKGASHEPANTVFILSEHDFMQLALGKMKPQKAFLIGKVKVKGNILLGQKLEMILKEYAKI; from the coding sequence ATGAAAATCAACACAAGTGAACAAACTGCTGTTTCAGATCTGTATGAACCTCTGATGACATCTAGAAATGCTTCAGCGAAAGGCCCAGGGCTTCAGAGTGATCTTATTTTTGAGGAAATTGGGCGACGCATCAAAGGTGTTGGCAGTCAACTTGTGAAAAAGGTGAATGCTGTCTTCCAGTGGGACATCATGAATGGAGGAAAGGTTGTGGCCCAGTGGACCCTAGATTTGAAGTCTGGTTCCAGTCAACTCTATAAAGGAGCATCTCACGAGCCTGCTAACACAGTTTTTATTCTCTCTGAACATGATTTCATGCAGCTAGCTTTGGGCAAGATGAAGCCCCAGAAGGCTTTTCTGATTGGGAAAGTGAAGGTGAAGGGCAATATTTTACTCGGTCAAAAATTGGAGATGATTCTCAAAGAGTATGCAAAAATCTGA